Proteins from a genomic interval of Lycium ferocissimum isolate CSIRO_LF1 chromosome 2, AGI_CSIRO_Lferr_CH_V1, whole genome shotgun sequence:
- the LOC132047853 gene encoding zinc finger BED domain-containing protein DAYSLEEPER-like — translation MLMKPIFFSRFTPIPEDLELQNEALDRAYGNLDFDEFENLEVEEGEELDLNETPTSPVTGAPTWTTSQSEAGFPSKPPTRGTTKAQRPRTSPVWKFMTLDDTKTQAICHKCKGVIKHGSSGGAGGSGGSGGLDRHLRTCVGKPYFDARLAAGLKNTPPGASSAAPGGSIGRSNMVQQTLNSSNPAVTQIAYNKVRDREELAKMVAVCGLPFSFPSNPDFVHYIRAMYNLNFQGIPRSTVTTDVFKFQSDYCQYMRCVFHHLDTRVSVTSDIGRSVNSNDYLCVTTHWIGHNWNMQKSILDYKYTDEKKTSSYISTNVLDILQLYGLVDKVLIVTLDNASSRTKSAELMAIRICPINLDIFHVRCACHVFNLVVKDGLDLFEGSLQKIQYACQYVFSAHKQSRINLCNLFKKYYVEQNLPVRKIPKEVCTRWNSLCECYLLFTNIKNPFNMFLMHTIIIPMNKYKIVIGMKLNDYVFF, via the coding sequence ATGTTGATGAAGCCCATTTTTTTCTCCCGGTTTACTCCTATTCCGGAAGATTTAGAATTACAAAATGAAGCCTTAGATAGGGCTTATGGTaatttagattttgatgaatttgaaaatttagaaGTAGAAGAAGGAGAGGAATTAGATTTAAATGAGACACCTACTAGTCCCGTTACCGGAGCTCCAACTTGGACTACATCTCAGTCTGAAGCTGGTTTTCCCTCTAAACCTCCTACTCGGGGTACGACTAAGGCGCAACGTCCTAGAACTAGTCCCGTATGGAAATTCATGACTTTAGATGATACTAAAACTCAGGCTATTTGTCACAAATGTAAAGGAGTTATAAAACACGGAAGCAGTGGAGGGGCGGGTGGGTCGGGTGGGTCGGGTGGTTTAGATAGACACTTGAGAACATGTGTTGGAAAACCATACTTTGATGCTCGATTAGCAGCTGGACTTAAAAACACACCGCCCGGCGCTAGTAGTGCCGCTCCTGGTGGATCCATTGGGAGATCTAATATGGTCCAACAAACTTTAAATTCTTCTAACCCCGCTGTCACTCAAATTGCTTATAATAAAGTTAGAGATCGTGAAGAACTAGCTAAAATGGTTGCGGTTTGTGGCTTGCCTTTTAGTTTTCCTTCTAACCCCGATTTTGTGCATTATATTAGAGCTATGTATAACCTTAATTTTCAAGGCATTCCTAGATCCACTGTTACAACCGacgtttttaaatttcaaagtgATTATTGTCAATATATGCGTTGTGTGTTCCATCACTTAGATACTAGAGTGTCTGTCACTTCTGATATAGGTCGCAGTGTTAATAGCAATGATTATTTATGTGTTACGACACATTGGATTGGTCATAATTGGAATATGCAAAAGAGTATACTTGATTATAAATATACTGATGAGAAAAAAACAAGTTCTTATATTTCTACAAATGTTCTAGACATTTTGCAATTATATGGTCTTGTTGACAAAGTATTAATTGTTACACTTGATAATGCTTCTTCCAGGACTAAGAGTGCTGAACTTATGGCTATAAGAATTTGCCCAATTAACCTTGATATTTTTCATGTCCGATGTGCATGCCATGTTTTTAATTTAGTTGTAAAAGATGGTCTTGATTTATTTGAGGGTTCTCTACAAAAAATACAATATGCTTGTCAATATGTTTTTAGCGCTCATAAGCAAAGCAGAATTAATTTGtgtaatttgtttaaaaaatattatgttgAGCAAAATTTGCCTGTTagaaaaattccaaaagaagtTTGTACTAGGTGGAATTCTTTATGTGAATGCTACTTGTTGTTCACCAATATCAAAAACCCCTTCAATATGTTTCTAATGCACACCATTATCATCCCCATGAACAAATACAAGATAGTGATTGGAATGAAATTGAATGActatgtatttttttag
- the LOC132046668 gene encoding uncharacterized protein LOC132046668, producing the protein MDVEKSSLCNCVVNFLLEENYLLTAFELLHELLDDGRDDQAIRLKHFFSDPSLFPPDHISRFNSLRVADPQSLLEEKEALEEKLALCEYEFRLAQEDIVQLKTELQKKSQTIPRPISDSKIDASENHGTDFQQQKREGSFSDLGPLKDNERKDLNYAVKEYLLLAGYRLTAMTLLEEVTDQDLDVQQNSSACVPDALRHYYYQYLSSTSEAAEEKIAMLRENKSLVKENDKLKQEKQSLLKSKDMADAQVTVLAKSLEALQKEMKEKEILVQSLKQSLDSQRQELNECRAEITSLKMHIEGARSARNFVACDFEGVDLPSIDSYKEEIKVLQNEIQRLKLATDSLNSESPENINEKTRNTRPENEVRESSDRNVLDDSAGVSSGDLGTADSQLLMTQTSDSQLSMTQTSDSQLLMTQTSADTITEPEEVVEVSNDNGVGDKAENALKHNGELPSEAKGLVLKPDNLLVESNAEKIGLGTIQILSDALPKIVPYVLINHREELLPLIMCAIERHPDSSTRDSLTHTLFNLIKRPDEEQRRIIMDACVTLARNVGEMRTETELLPQCWEQINHMYEERRLLVAQSCGELAEFVRPEIRDSLILSIVQQLIEDSATVVREASAHNLALLLPLFPSTDKYFKVEELMFQLVCDPSGVVVDTTIKELVPALVNWGKELDHLLQVLLSHALGSAQRCQPLSGVEGSIESQLRALGERERWNIDVLLRLLTELFPFVHKKAIDTCPFPLVSDDERLVFSTSMLEQYAGGKMDWPSFEWLHIDCFSALIELASLLPQKEDNLRNRITRFLLAVSDLLGEPYLTHIMLPVFLVAVGDDGDLSYFRATCQSRIRGLKPKTAVAERLSAICVLPLLLAGVLGSPRKHELLTEYLRNLLIQTSGQESQTVKREIFYSVRFLCTFDEHHNMIFNILWEMVVSSDINMKATAANLFKVIVPCIDAKVASTHVLPALVTLGSDQNLNVKYASIDAFGAVAQQFKNDAIVDKIRVQMDAFLEDGSHEATLAVVRALVMAVPHTTERSSAHLLSKIFLLTATPPPSSDMMRRRERANTFCESIRALDATDLSASSVRDFLLPAIQNLLKDADSLDPAHKEALEIVMRERSGGTFDTISKVMGAHLGIASSVSSFFGEGGLLGKREAGDATSPMEVEPLRPVLTHAASAAEDTRFRRIMRGGFTDMLRGKAKSTEDTPPSQ; encoded by the exons ATGGACGTGGAGAAATCGTCTCTGTGCAATTGCGTGGTGAATTTCTTATTGGAAGAGAACTACTTATTAACGGCATTCGAACTCCTTCACGAGCTTCTAGATGATGGGCGTGACGATCAAGCAATTCGTCTCAAACACTTCTTCTCTGATCCTTCCCTCTTCCCTCCCGATCACATCTCTCGCTTCAATTCTCTCCGAG TTGCAGATCCCCAAAGTCtgcttgaagaaaaagaagcccTGGAAGAAAAGTTGGCGCTTTGTGAATATGAGTTTCGTTTAGCTCAAGAGGACATTGTGCAACTAAAGACCGAATTGCAAAAGAAAAGTCAGACTATTCCTCGTCCAATAAGTG ATTCAAAGATCGATGCTTCCGAAAACCATGGAACTGATTTTCAACAGCAGAAGAGGGAAGGTTCTTTCTCTGATTTGGGTCCTTTGAAGGATAATGAGCGGAAGGATTTGAACTATGCTGTAAAGGAGTATTTACTATTAGCAGGATATCGCTTGACTGCAATGACATTATTGGAGGAG GTTACTGATCAAGATCTAGATGTTCAGCAGAACTCCTCTGCATGCGTTCCAGATGCTTTGCGCCATTACTATTACCAGTACCTTTCTTCGACCTCAGAGGCTGCTGAG GAAAAAATTGCTATGCTTAGAGAAAACAAGTCGTTGGTGAAAGAAAATGACAAGCTGAAACAAGAAAAGCAGTCCTTGCTTAAGAGTAAAGATATGGCAGATGCCCAAGTCACAGTATTGGCGAAATCCTTAGAAGCATTGCAGAAGGAAATGAAGGAGAAGGAGATTCTG GTTCAGAGTTTGAAGCAATCTCTAGATAGTCAAAGACAAGAATTGAATGAATGCAGAGCTGAAATAACTTCGTTAAAAATGCATATAGAGGGTGCTCGTTCTGCGCGGAATTTTGTAGCATGTGATTTTGAAGGTGTTGACTTACCATCAATAGATAGCTATAAGGAAGAGATAAAGGTTCTACAGAATGAAATCCAGAGGCTGAAACTGGCAACAGATTCTTTGAACAGCGAGTCTCCTGAAAATATCAATGAAAAAACTAGAAATACACGTCCTGAAAATGAAGTTCGAGAATCAAGTGATCGTAATGTCCTTGATGATTCAGCTGGTGTTTCTTCTGGAGATTTAGGAACTGCAGATTCTCAGTTATTGATGACTCAGACCTCTGATTCTCAGTTATCGATGACTCAAACCTCTGATTCTCAGTTATTGATGACTCAGACCTCTGCTGACACAATTACTGAACCTGAGGAAGTAGTAGAAGTTTCAAATGATAATGGCGTTGGTGATAAAGCTGAGAATGCACTCAAACACAATGGTGAGCTACCTTCAGAAGCTAAAGGACTAGTCTTGAAACCAGACAATCTATTGGTCGAATCAAATGCTGAAAAGATT GGTTTGGGGACTATTCAGATCCTTTCAGACGCATTGCCAAAAATTGTACCTTATGTATTGATCAACCACCGAGAG GAGCTTCTTCCTCTTATAATGTGCGCAATTGAGCGCCACCCAGATAGCAGTACACGGGATTCCTTGACCCATACATTATTCAACTTAATCAAGCGTCCCGATGAAGAACAGAGACGGATTATAATGGAT GCTTGTGTCACTCTTGCCAGAAATGTTGGAGAGATGAGAACGGAAACTGAACTACTTCCTCAGTGTTGGGAACAA ATCAATCACATGTATGAGGAGCGCCGGTTGCTAGTTGCTCAATCTTGTGGAGAACTTGCTGAATTCGTGCGCCCTGAGATTCGAGATTCTCTTATCTTGTCTATTGTACAACAGCTCATCGAGGATTCTGCTACAGTTGTTCGGGAGGCTTCTGCTCATAATTTGGCGTTGCTGCTGCCTCTCTTCCCAAGTACGGACAAATATTTCAAG GTTGAGGAGCTGATGTTTCAATTGGTGTGTGATCCATCTGGAGTGGTAGTGGATACAACAATCAAGGAACTTGTTCCAGCTTTAGTAAACTGGGGGAAGGAATTGGATCATTTGCTACAAGTTTTGTTATCTCATGCTTTGGGCTCTGCTCAG CGTTGTCAACCTCTTTCAGGGGTTGAAGGTTCTATTGAGTCACAACTTCGTGCTTTAGGAGAGAGAGAGCGGTGGAACATAGACGTTCTGCTGCGCTTACTGACAGAGTTGTTTCCATTTGTGCACAAGAAAGCTATTGATACCTGTCCATTCCCATTGGTTTCGGATGATGAAAGACTAGTCTTTTCTACTTCAATGCTTGAACAGTATGCTGG AGGAAAGATGGACTGGCCTTCGTTTGAGTGGTTGCATATCGACTGCTTTTCGGCTTTGATTGAACTAGCCTCTCTATTACCTCAGAAGGAAGATAACCTAAGGAATCGAATCACGCGG TTTTTATTGGCAGTTTCAGACCTGCTCGGGGAACCTTACCTAACACACATCATGCTACCGGTATTCTTGGTGGCAGTTGGTGATGATGGTGATTTATCATATTTCCGTGCAACGTGCCAATCAAGAATAAGAG GTTTGAAACCAAAAACTGCAGTAGCTGAAAGACTTTCTGCCATCTGTGTCCTGCCTCTTCTGTTGGCAGGTGTTTTAGGATCTCCTAGGAAGCATGAACTTCTGACAGAGTACTTGAGAAATCTCTTGATTCAAACTTCAGGACAAGAGAGTCAGACAGTGAAGCGCGAGATTTTCTATTCTGTTCGCTTCCTTTG CACTTTTGATGAACATCACAATATGATTTTTAACATCCTCTGGGAAATGGTTGTGAGTTCTGATATAAACATGAAGGCGACAGCTGCCAATCTTTTCAAAGTCATT GTTCCATGTATTGATGCCAAGGTTGCCTCAACTCATGTTTTGCCTGCTCTTGTAACACTTGGTTCTGACCAAAACTTGAATGTGAAATATGCCAGTATTGATGCTTTCGGAGCTGTGGCGCAGCAGTTTAAAAATGATGCG ATTGTTGATAAAATACGTGTTCAAATGGATGCTTTTCTTGAGGATGGATCACATGAAGCTACATTAGCTGTAGTTCGTGCATTGGTGATGGCAGTGCCGCATACCACGGAGAGA TCTAGCGCACATCTGTTGTCCAAGATTTTCCTACTTACAGCAACACCTCCTCCTTCAAGTGACATGATGCGTCGCCGTGAGAGAGCCAACACGTTTTGTGAATCAATTCGTGCTCTTGATGCTACTG ATCTTTCTGCTTCAAGTGTCAGAGACTTCCTTCTACCTGCAATTCAAAATCTGTTAAAAGATGCCGATTCTCTTGATCCAGCACACAAAGAAGCTCTGGAGATTGTAATGAGGGAAAGATCTGGTGGAACATTTGATACAATTAGTAAGGTAATGGGAGCTCATCTGGGAATTGCATCATCAGTAAGCAGCTTCTTTGGTGAAGGTGGTTTACTAGGGAAAAGGGAAGCTGGAGATGCAACATCACCAATGGAAGTTGAACCTCTGAGGCCCGTGCTGACACATGCAGCATCAGCAGCAGAGGACACAAGATTTAGACGGATCATGAGAGGTGGTTTTACAGACATGCTCAGAGGAAAAGCAAAGAGCACTGAGGATACTCCCCCAAGTCAATGA